One stretch of Chloroflexota bacterium DNA includes these proteins:
- the amrB gene encoding AmmeMemoRadiSam system protein B, protein MMYALHRLTLWLLVVGCTLFCCGCGRPEPSPTPEGTEVASPVVTTIAPGTPASGRIRSPAVAGSWYPDDPDELARMIDDMLAPVEPVDGAPIGLIVPHAGYVYSGPVAAYGFKQLENGRYDVAVIIAADHQAPVSAPISVWAEGGFETPLGVVPVDERLAKALVEADPHIVFDPAAHEGEHPIEIELPFLQRVCPACRIVPILMGADDEGTVRILADALLQVLPGTRSVIIASSDLAHYPSYEDAMRVDGATLGAIETGDPGRVRETIRDLMASRVPNLVTCACGEGPILVTMRVAAGLGADTVTVLRYANSGDSPYGDRDQVVGYGAVMLWRYEPPDLTEGRRDALLAMARSAIEGYLRTGRIPEGGTDDPVLNRRAGAFVTLKNHGELRGCIGHIRADTPLFRVVQRMAVAAATQDPRFPPLTLEDLSGVDIEISVLSPLHRVTSVDRIRVGVDGLMIVKDGHRGLLLPQVPVEQGWDREAFLEGLCQKALLPRGCWKEGASLYTFTAIVFGERARRGETFYISWLVLVFIAYIVFPLLRWKGGGDPLRPFLSDAIAFGYGRMAGYVRTTESSSPYGLIS, encoded by the coding sequence ATGATGTATGCGCTTCACAGGCTAACGCTCTGGCTTCTGGTGGTGGGGTGTACGCTCTTCTGCTGTGGGTGTGGCCGACCTGAGCCTTCGCCCACGCCGGAGGGGACGGAGGTCGCGTCGCCCGTCGTGACGACGATCGCCCCGGGAACGCCGGCGAGTGGCAGAATCCGTTCACCCGCTGTGGCTGGGAGCTGGTACCCCGACGACCCGGACGAGCTCGCCCGGATGATTGATGATATGCTGGCCCCCGTGGAGCCGGTGGATGGCGCTCCCATCGGGCTGATCGTCCCGCACGCAGGCTATGTCTATTCCGGGCCGGTGGCTGCTTATGGGTTCAAGCAGTTGGAGAACGGGCGATACGATGTCGCCGTGATCATCGCCGCCGATCATCAGGCGCCTGTCTCCGCCCCCATCTCCGTCTGGGCCGAGGGCGGTTTTGAGACGCCACTGGGGGTTGTGCCGGTGGACGAAAGACTGGCGAAGGCGCTGGTGGAGGCTGATCCGCACATCGTGTTCGATCCTGCCGCTCACGAGGGGGAGCATCCTATCGAGATCGAGTTGCCCTTCCTGCAGCGGGTCTGCCCGGCCTGCCGTATTGTGCCGATCCTGATGGGGGCGGATGATGAGGGGACGGTGCGGATCCTGGCCGATGCCCTGCTGCAGGTCCTGCCCGGTACCCGCTCGGTCATCATCGCCAGCTCTGATCTCGCCCATTATCCCTCCTACGAGGATGCGATGCGCGTGGATGGGGCCACGCTGGGGGCGATCGAGACGGGGGATCCGGGACGGGTGCGGGAGACCATCCGGGATCTTATGGCGTCTCGCGTTCCCAACCTGGTCACCTGTGCCTGTGGCGAGGGGCCGATCCTGGTGACGATGCGCGTCGCGGCCGGCCTGGGGGCGGACACGGTGACCGTCCTGCGTTATGCGAATTCCGGTGATTCGCCCTACGGGGATCGGGATCAGGTTGTGGGCTATGGCGCCGTGATGCTCTGGCGCTATGAGCCGCCCGATCTGACGGAGGGGCGGAGGGACGCGCTGTTGGCGATGGCTCGCTCGGCGATTGAGGGGTATCTGCGGACGGGCCGTATTCCCGAGGGGGGAACGGATGACCCGGTGCTCAATCGCCGGGCGGGCGCTTTCGTGACGTTGAAGAACCACGGCGAGCTGCGGGGGTGCATCGGCCACATCCGGGCGGATACACCGTTGTTTCGGGTGGTGCAGCGGATGGCGGTGGCGGCGGCCACCCAGGATCCCCGGTTCCCTCCCTTGACCTTGGAGGACCTGAGTGGTGTAGATATTGAGATCTCCGTTCTCTCCCCCTTGCATCGGGTGACGAGCGTGGACCGAATTCGGGTGGGGGTGGATGGCCTGATGATCGTGAAGGATGGCCATCGGGGGCTGCTCCTGCCGCAGGTGCCGGTTGAGCAGGGATGGGATCGAGAGGCGTTCCTGGAGGGCTTGTGTCAGAAGGCTCTCCTTCCCAGGGGGTGCTGGAAGGAGGGGGCCAGCCTGTACACGTTCACGGCGATCGTGTTTGGAGAGAGGGCGAGACGGGGTGAAACCTTCTATATATCGTGGTTGGTGTTGGTTTTTATCGCATATATTGTGTTTCCACTTTTGAGGTGGAAGGGCGGAGGAGATCCCCTCCGCCCTTTTCTGTCCGATGCGATCGCTTTTGGATATGGAAGGATGGCAGGCTACGTGCGGACGACGGAATCCAGCTCCCCATATGGGTTGATCTCGTAA
- a CDS encoding universal stress protein gives MAETQVKHPILVAYDGSATARSAALLAIQIAQSQRRRIHGLYVIDDSLTLDAYASYSAELGRSDEPASRAELVKWFGERGETVLQWLEARCRENHVPVTTEMMFGGVSELITQAATEAQLLALGRRGLTHADAPGYLGRNFRAIAHHARCPVLAGGDMQRPVQRILLAYNGSERARHALNWTALLQRTLSAEVIALAVKEEDTAPIERWLTEVQEHTTADCLARYGQPAVEIVETADENQIDLIVMGSYRHTALLEWLVGSTVDRVLRDTTVSVLIA, from the coding sequence ATGGCGGAAACCCAGGTGAAACACCCGATCCTGGTCGCTTACGATGGATCGGCCACGGCCCGATCGGCGGCCCTCCTCGCCATTCAAATCGCTCAAAGCCAGAGGAGGAGGATCCATGGCCTGTACGTGATCGACGATTCGCTCACTCTGGACGCCTACGCCAGCTACAGCGCAGAGCTGGGCCGTTCCGACGAGCCGGCCTCTCGCGCCGAGCTGGTCAAGTGGTTCGGGGAACGGGGGGAAACGGTTTTGCAGTGGCTGGAGGCTCGCTGCCGGGAGAATCACGTCCCCGTCACCACGGAGATGATGTTCGGCGGCGTGTCAGAGCTAATCACCCAGGCGGCGACGGAGGCACAGCTCCTGGCCCTGGGGCGCCGGGGCCTCACTCACGCCGACGCCCCCGGGTATCTGGGACGCAACTTTCGGGCGATCGCCCACCACGCCCGATGCCCCGTCCTGGCGGGAGGGGACATGCAGCGCCCCGTGCAGAGGATCTTGCTGGCTTATAACGGCAGCGAGCGCGCCCGCCACGCCTTGAACTGGACGGCCTTGTTGCAACGCACGCTGTCAGCCGAGGTGATCGCGCTGGCCGTGAAGGAAGAGGATACGGCCCCTATCGAACGATGGTTGACGGAGGTACAGGAACACACCACCGCCGACTGTCTGGCCCGGTACGGTCAGCCGGCCGTCGAGATCGTGGAGACCGCAGACGAGAATCAGATCGATCTCATCGTCATGGGAAGCTATCGTCACACGGCGTTGCTGGAATGGCTTGTCGGCAGTACCGTGGATCGAGTGCTACGCGACACCACCGTGTCCGTGTTGATAGCCTGA
- the amrS gene encoding AmmeMemoRadiSam system radical SAM enzyme encodes MAAGFIDHRWWERRVSGATVRPTPSPPSRWAIEARHYTSFVGEGTLNCSACHKETGESLEVSYCHTPHSGTYVRCDLCPHQCVIADGRRGRCRVRENRGGRLYSMVYGNPCAVHVDPIEKKPFFHFLPRAPAFSLATAGCNLRCLYCQNWTISQVPPEETQNIDLSPEDVVHFAKRDGAPVIAYTYSEPVVFYEYMLETARRAREAGLRNVVISAGFIATEPLRELCAAVDAIKIDLKGYDETFYRKVCSAELGPVLEAIRTIYESGTHLEIVNLVVPTLNDDLEQLRSLARWVVRELSPDVPLHFSRFYPQYKLTNLPPTPVETLTRAREIALEEGVRFVYVGNVPGHPGNNTYCPGCGRPIIVRQGFAVLEYRLKGGACAYCGESIPGVWWPGEPPRSSIIPIPLGRPDY; translated from the coding sequence ATGGCAGCGGGCTTCATCGATCATCGCTGGTGGGAACGCCGTGTGAGCGGAGCTACCGTCCGGCCGACCCCCTCCCCTCCCTCGCGTTGGGCCATCGAGGCGCGTCACTACACCTCCTTCGTGGGTGAGGGGACCCTGAACTGTTCGGCCTGTCATAAGGAGACGGGGGAGTCGCTGGAGGTCTCCTACTGTCACACGCCGCACTCGGGCACATACGTGCGGTGCGACCTTTGCCCGCATCAGTGCGTCATCGCCGACGGCAGGCGGGGGCGCTGTCGGGTGCGGGAGAATCGGGGTGGCCGGTTGTACTCCATGGTCTACGGCAACCCCTGTGCCGTGCATGTCGACCCCATCGAGAAGAAGCCGTTCTTCCACTTCCTGCCTCGCGCACCTGCCTTCTCCCTGGCCACAGCTGGTTGTAACCTGCGGTGCCTCTATTGCCAGAACTGGACGATCTCTCAGGTCCCTCCGGAGGAGACGCAGAACATCGATCTCTCGCCGGAGGACGTGGTGCACTTCGCGAAGCGCGATGGCGCGCCGGTCATCGCCTATACGTATTCCGAGCCGGTCGTCTTCTATGAGTACATGTTAGAGACAGCGCGACGCGCCCGGGAGGCGGGGCTGCGGAACGTGGTGATCTCCGCCGGCTTCATCGCCACGGAGCCATTGCGAGAGCTGTGCGCTGCGGTAGACGCCATCAAGATCGATCTGAAGGGCTATGATGAAACCTTCTATCGGAAGGTGTGCAGCGCTGAGCTGGGGCCGGTGCTGGAGGCGATCCGTACCATCTATGAGTCCGGGACGCATCTGGAGATCGTCAATCTGGTAGTGCCCACGTTGAACGATGATCTGGAACAGCTGCGATCGTTGGCTCGGTGGGTTGTGCGAGAGCTGAGCCCGGATGTTCCCCTGCACTTCAGCCGGTTTTACCCTCAGTACAAGCTGACGAATCTCCCGCCGACGCCTGTGGAGACGTTGACCCGGGCGCGAGAGATCGCGTTGGAGGAGGGGGTGCGGTTCGTCTACGTGGGGAACGTGCCGGGCCATCCGGGGAACAACACCTACTGCCCCGGATGCGGCCGCCCCATCATCGTGCGCCAGGGATTCGCCGTGCTGGAGTACCGCCTGAAAGGGGGCGCTTGCGCCTATTGCGGCGAGTCGATCCCGGGCGTGTGGTGGCCTGGTGAGCCCCCGAGATCCTCGATCATACCCATACCTTTGGGGCGCCCCGACTATTGA